One Flavobacteriales bacterium genomic region harbors:
- a CDS encoding serine protease: NYHVVEGKKYVYIEKFQDSLQSYVAEVIDYDKRLDIAVLRVTDPQFKALKTIPFSFADGETMIGQKVFTLGYPKKEIVYSEGPISSLTGFRSDTIALQLSLPVNPGNSGAPVFSENGELIGVITGKNTQTDGEAYSVKAEHILNFLNESDKFEFKPLRRSVLRGKKITDQVKTLDQFIFVVKA; encoded by the coding sequence CCAACTACCATGTTGTAGAAGGTAAAAAATACGTGTACATCGAAAAATTTCAGGACTCCTTACAGAGTTACGTAGCTGAGGTAATCGATTACGATAAGCGATTGGATATTGCAGTTCTTCGTGTAACAGACCCACAATTTAAAGCGCTGAAAACAATTCCGTTTTCATTTGCAGATGGAGAAACGATGATCGGACAAAAAGTATTTACATTGGGATATCCGAAAAAAGAAATTGTTTATTCTGAAGGACCCATCAGCTCTCTCACCGGTTTCCGCAGTGATACTATAGCACTTCAGTTATCGCTTCCGGTTAATCCTGGAAATTCTGGTGCTCCAGTGTTTTCTGAAAACGGAGAATTAATCGGAGTAATTACCGGGAAGAACACACAAACAGATGGTGAAGCTTATAGTGTAAAAGCAGAACATATTCTGAATTTCCTCAACGAATCGGATAAGTTCGAATTTAAACCTTTGCGCAGATCCGTTTTACGTGGCAAAAAAATTACCGATCAGGTGAAAACACTCGATCAGTTTATCTTTGTTGTTAAGGCCTGA